The Microbispora sp. ZYX-F-249 genome has a window encoding:
- a CDS encoding helix-turn-helix domain-containing protein, with the protein MRPRPGHPTRGPRRAGTSPRPPSCACSATTTPASPSWRQELTMRAAAVVPRRYPSRKKKTGRPSAIGPAELATLRRLVDDGVSVTEAARTLKIGRSTAYAALAQR; encoded by the coding sequence ATGAGGCCAAGACCAGGGCACCCGACGCGGGGGCCAAGAAGGGCCGGCACCTCTCCCCGGCCACCGTCATGCGCATGCTCCGCGACCACGACACCAGCATCGCCGAGCTGGAGGCAGGAGCTGACAATGCGAGCAGCGGCCGTAGTCCCTCGCCGGTACCCGAGCCGCAAGAAGAAGACCGGCCGCCCCAGTGCTATCGGCCCCGCTGAGCTCGCCACACTACGCCGCCTGGTCGATGACGGTGTCTCTGTCACCGAAGCCGCTCGCACCCTGAAGATTGGCCGCTCCACCGCCTACGCAGCACTCGCACAACGCTGA